DNA from Triticum aestivum cultivar Chinese Spring chromosome 7D, IWGSC CS RefSeq v2.1, whole genome shotgun sequence:
AAAGTTACAGCAAAAAATGAAGCTGGTTCCAGCTCCCGACATAGTCGGTAGTAGCATCGGAGATCGCTTGTTCCAGCACATGACGCAGCCGAGGTTGCAGCTTGCTGTCGTGCTGGTTCCAGCATCGCTGCAGCCGGTGGTAGGACCAGGACTCGCTGGTTCCAGCACCAGATGCAGACCGTTGTAGCTTGGGTCGAAGCTGCCAATCGACGCCAGAGAAGCCCGTCACAGCTCGGTCACCGGAGGTCCATCACCTCCCGCTGCTCGTCGCAGCACGGCGCCCGGGGTCCCCAGCACGGCTTGAGGTGAAAGGATAGGGAGAGGTGGGGAGTGCCCATGGCGAAGGAGGGAGAGGTACGGTGGGCAGCGCCGATGGTGAGGGGAGGTggaagaaggagagggagaggtgggTAGCGCCAGTGAGGATTTGTGGCCGGTGGGGAATTGTGGCCAGAAGGGGAAAGGGGCAGAGCGGTGCGCGGCCCCACTGGACGTGTGGGCGCGTCCGCCGCAAGTTTCAGCCGGCGCACCGGCTGTATACATTTCCCttaaataaagcggcaacattaaccCTAAAAACTACTATGCGACCACTTGtgcctcttttctcttctttttttcttcttttttgtggaGACGACCACGTGTCCCTCTGGTACGTAGTGCTAGTTAAAAGGATAGAGAGAGACACGTTTTCCATTAAAAAATAAGAATAGAGAATTTTTTTTAGTTTAAAATAAGAATATAGTCCCTCAAAAAATAAATAAGAATAGAGATCGATTGGGTATACAAGttccccgcaaaaaagaaaaagattCCGTATACGAGTAGGAATCGAAACCGTTCCAATCTGCGACTCTGGTTTTGTTTAGAATTGAGATCGAGAGAGGAACGAGAGACAAACACCAAGATGTAAAAGTAAACTCTTGTTCTCATTGATGATGGGATTACACATATATATAGCCCCTGAAGGGGTGCGACCGAAGGGATGTGAGGCAACCGCCTCGGTTAGAAAAGCAGGGATTAATaggattaattaaatcctaacactccccctaatccatGCTTGTTAGTGTAAGTATCATCATCTTGAGAagctcctccaaaaaccctgtgggaaaaatatgaggagatagGTGTTccatatgttgctaaaactccttcaaacccagtgaaaaaataaggagaaaatgatgcaacatataatggttattctctcttttaactcaatacgagaaaacccatagagtttagaggacaataaatatgtcgtatatactttcctaaaaaccccggtggggaaaacagaaagtatgacatatgatctcatgttgatattacctcattaaaaaccttcatgaagggaaaaagagtataatatgatgcattgaacaggaacaattcaggaagatactcccccCGATTCTTGCAAAAACTCGAAGCCGTCACATACCGAAACATAGAAGTTGGTAGAGACCCGCTGAACAAATCagtcgcatgatttgacttgcaagatatgcaatatagtgatattgcttattatgtaacctgtttgcatccgggcaacacaagaaacattatcgttgagataatggttggtgaatgtagccatgaggtctgatttgaagactcttcatgagagggctaacacacctagtaggaacactaaACTTGTCTACGATCTGATAGtggggatctgatcgatgtatccaatgatattgGTGTTCAGATTTCTCCGAAACTGAAAAACCAGGACAAGATGTTtcatgccttggagatatcgaaagatattcttgagtaccaaccaattgtgtttggtggatccaatggcattatggaacgttgagtcccaatatctcatttccatcatctctcggtctaatagatctttctctacgtctaaagaatgaactaccatgagagttatggatagataagatttgtccacaatgaaattctccaatatattttggatatagacaacatagtataccataatgtatgaatgaaggtgctcaagttgtagtaacgagcggtattttggtttacccaaatccttcattttgAAGTCCGTCActtagatgattacatgtgtcgtcattgcagacacacaacacatggataatcatcattgtaggagtaatccttgtgtaCAAGGATCTCACTACGTCGGTTGTACCATATGTACCGACAACAATAAGCCGTATGGTGGCTTACcgattttacacaatgtatgttgcattttgtatttcgattcagaattgagattccatcggaaatcaatcatatatgtctgaatctagtgatccacatggaCATGTGATCACTACGTCTATCAACCGCAGAGATAGATGATTTTgaactgccaatgatataagttatcggaatgagattccacctctggagaatagttgggtatctgcgtgaacccttgtgctacaatacttgctctttgtttcaccacctcgttgttctcaattctgtttccagaagaaaactggtgtaggtattgcttatgaataccttcccattattgagcaagatcatttctacctagattataccctttgcttgagttcagtccgagtgttgatcacactttgccatggccatggtctttggatctgaatcatttgtaaggttttgcaatctagttgagaaatgtatgtcgacaattgtagacttccggttatatgattctccagaatctatatatcaatatatagttgatgAAAATATCGTTACCCGTAGTGACTTctcgcgatttcccaatgcgactgagtcgggtattccgatgtcccggtcattgtgtgcactatgacctgggttggtggaggtttcccgtccactgggtgtatactacccattaggtgtctgccaacgtgaagttgacttgcatttactgattcacaggccttgatatccttgcttgtgagaagctgaatcctgatgtacttctgccatacatctccccctgttgctttgaacgaggagtggagtggattttgctggtacctccactctttcaggcgtacttttgcaggattgtaggattgtgtgacacctttatagtcagtaaatgaatccggcagattatttgcaatgtgttgcaaatcttctgaacgcatggttcagatctttgagtacgtggatttgaggcagaaatgtgttgaacattccactaatttcctggcatttttatggtacttgaaatctccccctaatgcctggaaatgttcctcattgaatcagcatactggccttgaataactccccatgtgaggggcttgaggtattgacggaaatacagttattcctcacatagatcccaactatatgttgaggggccaatgatgtatgccgggtggtgatatcggtatgcaaccgaattactgcagataggaaatacttggtagatatccacatatcaaagatagaggggaataatattatgcagttctgtcatgagcatgtaaaactgcatgactccaacgtaaagttggtaagttgcaattccaaagtaaagataatgcaatgagcttaactctttggataggattctaccaaaccattttgagtctagacattaggacaaattgctaaacttcaatccaaAGGCCATAGGGAAGGCCctcaaggagaattctgcaatgttatccattcgATTTTCTTGAAATCGGTGTTaggataatgagccaatggtttcgtgtgaataaagcacacacttaagaccatcatgtagatatgtcttttagaaccatggcatacctgaatagtctactcaatggctgggaagagccacttacctcgacttgatgcattcaaggagtcaGAGTGGTTCAGCGTAAACTTTAAGGTGTgcgagccttaaaattagcttccctgtgCCACTTGTCgtgcacataaaatccaaatgttattagaatttagcatcataataatcataaactattggaattgctaatagtttcggtttcaacccaatgtctcgatGACCAAGGCGAGTATGCCAAGTTTGTCATGTACAAGACACTCCGGAAAAATATCTCGTACGCAACATGTGCTACAGGTTGTGTCATATGTGTAGTACAATCCAGATGATGCACagagaatgtgcttgccatatccgttACATATGGTAAAGAGAAGTTATTTCTCTTTGTTGTCATCAGAAGTTTCGCTATGGAAACTATTTTGACGGATACCTCCATAGTTTAGTAGGGCACGAGTTAAACCTGGGAAGCAATAAAGCATCCCGATGTTACTCGAGTACCCAtagggatagtaaatatgactcgagttgagccaacaaatacctcatcgcgtctagcgattttaaaatatctcctttctctcaatgagagtggaaacattggacttccctaagtatagagtttgtggtgcatatgtccacaaggcacatatcatttttcatcggattgactcccgtagaaatctatatatagacatgaagattcttaatatgaaaatcactgtcagatatatagaatacatacaaatgtatttgcATCAAAGTGCTGATACAttatattgtgatatacaatatatgatgacaacaataatcatgttcttgttagaacatcataaatggacataaataaatagatcactaaggagactaagggactaaatgtatagtctccaaacatgtcggttgaggcatattcaaccatcatgctctccatgCTCATAGGGTCTCGTGACAGCTTGATGGTGTCAGGTTGAGGGTTTGAAGTGAGTTTCAAACCATTACCCTTGAGGTCCTTTACGTCCCGGTGGCGTGGCTTGGATTGCACGCGCTATCCCATGGGATGCAAGACTGATCTTGATGTCCATGACCCGCTTAAGTAAGTTGTGGCCATCGAGGGCAAGAGCCTCAAATTGTTAGCCATCGGTTACTTATAGGGGCAagccagagataattaatttacaagAAGTAAATTAAAAACCATCATGGCTTGTAATAAGAATGCAAAAATTTGACTCAAGTGTATAACATGAAAATGCTCAACCTCAATTATGGGAATATAACACATTAAAGATCATACAGATCTCATAGTAATAGAGATAGTCTGCACATGGGCAGTAGATCCAACTCATTACCTTGTGTTTTCCTAATATAATGAGGGAGATGTTATTGTCAAAAATTTACAAGTTTTTTGTGCGGGAGAAATCAATCTCGGCCGCTGTGACATGTTCATGAAGAATGGCAATGTGGTAAACACATAGAACATATCATATCCGGTGAAAACCAATAATTTATTTATATTACATATTGCGTAATATAAATACATCTTAATGTTGCAAAATTAATAGATTTCAAGAAGGTGGCTCGAAATCATTAGTGTGAATATCAAATTGCTAAGGATGACACCTTGAATTTTGCATATGTATTTGCAAGAAAttgaaaatctcaattgcaaatagatGTATTATTCTCGACATGTAATTTACATGGAGATACATACATTCCGGAATACATCGTACTCAACAGAAATACACAACTATTGTAATGAATAGTAATGATGTTGCAAACTTGATGCTCAAGTaaaaaaaacttgaattgtatATACCTCAAATTAAATTAGATGATCTTGTATCAAGTTGCCAGATAATTCAGCAGGGTGAATTAGTATTTTGCGAGAGAAAATTAATCTCAATCACAATGATATTGTTTTGCGAGAAAAAAAAATTCTCAATCGCAAATCAGGTAGAGGTACTGAATttatttttgcaagagataaaagaaaaatctcaattgcaaataatAGATGTAATTAATCTCAACACGTGATAAACGTGGAAATGTATTACATCACATATAAGTTCTGGAATACAAGGTACTCTACAGAAATTAATTAACAACGTCTGAGACAGAAAATACTAGTAAATAGTATACTGTTAACAGGATCAATTTGCAAACCCCAGGAAAGAAGGGGATTCTTGGCAAAATTGACCTGAACACTGTTTCTAGCTGCTTTGCCAATCCCTGCGAATAGAGAGATTTTAGTGTAAAATAGCGAAGGATAAGGTTCCttatcctcctccatcttctttctctcCCGAGCGGTTACTCACGGTAGTAACCGCCGCTGGAGTCCATGCCGTGGCTCGCCGCCGGCCTTGCTTCAggcgccgccgccaagcctcgTGAGGGCTGTGGTCTCGGGCTGCCTCGTCCACGCGTATGTGAGCGGTCGTCGGGAGGCGTCGCCGCGGGAGTGGCCGTTGCACGGGTAGCCATTGGCTGCTGCCCCTGCTCTGCGGGACGTCGCCAAGACGTAGTTGAGGCTCCGCGCCAAGGAGCCACTGTGGGCTCCGCTGCGAGCCGGGGGAGGGCGTCGCCGCGTCATCGAGTCGCAGGTCGGAAGACCAAGCGCGCCGCAGGGAGCGACACCACGCGGGAAGACCGCGGTCGTGGGTACTGGCGCACCGCAAGGATGCAAGCCATGCGCTGCCGCGGGCATGGCCAACGGGGAGGCAAGCGCGAACGCAAGCGTTGCGGAGGTTCGCGCGGGGTCGGCCACCGCCGCCGTTTCTGGGGAAGAGGTCGCATTGTTGGTGTCCCCGATGGTGACTGTGGTGGAGATGGAAGGGCAGCCTCAGCGGCCACCACTGCGgggagcgaggatgaagatggtgcCGCAGTTCGCCGTAGCGACGCTGGGTTTGGGCTAACCTTATTGTGCAGAGGAGTCGCCAGTGGTCCACCATCGTCCGTCGACTGTACCGGGGACGCCATTCGCTGCTTGTTATTCTCCTTCTTCCGACGTTGATTCGATTCTGAGCCCTCAATTTTCTGGCTCAGTCGAATTGCTCGTGGTCAAGGCCGGCTGATGGTTTCCTCTTCCGTGGAAGAATGCCACGATGAAGTTGCTTTTGCATGTTCGTCCGGTGTCTCCATGTACACATGCTCGATTCAGGCGGGTAGTACATGCATAAGATGAATAGAAGAAACATGATTAGACCTCTGCTAATAATCACAAAAGACAACCAAATTGATTCATGCATGGGCGCCGTTGCCGCATTGGCCGTCGCCACCAATTTAGGGAAGTGGCCGCTAGCGCCGTGCTTGCCGCCGACCTCTTCGTGGGGATGCATGCATGCTCCGTAGCACTGGCGCTAGCGCTGCATGTCGCTGCCTTGTAGCGGCCGCCGCGATGGCGTCACCCACTCGCGTTGCGTTGTCGTGGCTGAGCGTCTCACGCCGCATCGTCGGGATGGGCACCGCCTAGTGCCGGCCTCCAATCGCCGATGACGGAGAGCCGTGAGACATGAGGCCAGCGCTTCGTCTCGCACGGAACTGCCCTTGCCGTGGCGTGTAACCGCTGTTTTCTTGGCCGGATTGCTCTAAGGCAGAAACTACGTGCTGATAACGTGTTTAGAATTGAGATCGAGAGAGGAACGAGAGACAAACACCAAGATGTAAAAGTAAATTCTTGTTCTCATTGATGATGGGATTACACATATATATAGCCCTTGAAGGGGTGCGACCGAAGGGATGTGAGGCAACCGCCTCGATTAAAAAAGCAGGgattaatatgattaattaaatcctaacagGTTTGTTAACTTGTTATGGAAGATGAGAGATTGTTAAGATCTCCTTGGAAGAAGAAACGACTGCGGTTTAAACTAGGAAGCTTATCACACGAGGAGATTGGATTGAACCCTAGCGTCTTGGGCCGAGCGACGCCAGTATATAACAGCGGCAAACGGCGTCGTCGAAGAGATCGGATTGAATCGTACATCTATCTATCTCCCGGTCAGAAGTTCGTACGTAGGTCCAAGATCCAGCCATGGCGTCGAGCGACAACGACGACCAGGGCTACAGCGATttcgacgaggaggaggacccgatCGAGCTCGAGTCAGACGACGACATGGCGACGCTGCTGGCCGCGAGGAGGCAGAGGTACAAGGTCCTCACCGAGGGCGCCCTCCGCGCGCTCCAGGACGACTGCATCGCCGGGGTCGCCGACCTCATCCAGGTCCCGCCGGCGATCGCGGCCATCGTCCTGCGCCACTGCCACTGGAGCGCCCTCGTGGTCCAGGAGAAGTGGTTCTCCGACGAGCAGGGCCTCCGCGCCGCCGTCGGCCTGCTGCCGCCGAGCGATGGCGACGCCGTAGCGGAGCCCAAGCGCAAGCGCAAGGGTAAGAAGCTCACCTGCGACCTCTGCTTCGACAATCACCCTCCAGGCCAGATGAAGTCGGCGGGGTGCGGCCACCTGTACTGCCGCGTGTGCTGGCGCGGGTACATACGCGCAGCAGTGGAGGACGGCGCCCGGTGCCTGTCGCTGCGGTGCCCGGACCCGTCCTGCTCGGCGGCCGTGCTCCGGGACCTGGTGGACGACGTCGCTGACGAGGAGGACAAGCAGCGGTACGCGGGGTTCGCGCTCCGGTCGTATGTGGAGGAGAGCAAGACCATGAGGTGGTGCCCCGCTCCCGGGTGCGGCCTCGCCATGGAGTACCTCGGCGGGGAAAGCCTCAGCGAGCAGCTGGACGTGGTGTGCGACTGCGGCCACGGCTTCTGCATCGTGTGCGCGGAGGAGTCGCACCGGCCGGTGCCGTGCCGCACGGTGCGCGAGTGGGCGGCCAAGAACAGCTCCGAGTCGGAGAGCACCAACTGGGTGATGGCCAACACGAAGCTGTGCCCCAAGTGCCGGCGCCCCATCGAGAAGAACACGGGCTGCAACCACATGACGTGCCGGGACCCGTGCCGCCACCAGTTCTGCTGGATCTGCCTCGCCGACTACCACGGCGGCCACACCTGCAACCGCTACGAGGTCGACGAGATCGACGCCCGGCAGGCCTACGCCAGGGCCTCCCTCGACAGGTACATGCACTACTACGAGCGGTGGGTGGCGCACGAGCACTCGCGGGTAAGGGCCAGCGAGGACATGTTCGAGCTCGAGAGCGCCCGGGAGGGCTATCTTGAGGGTGCCGCCGCCGACGAGGCGCAGAGGCAGCTCGGCTTCCTCATCGACGCCTACAGGCAGATCCTTGAGGGCCGGCGGATGCTAAGGTGGACGTACGCATACGGCTACTTCGCCGACAGGGACAAGCTCAACCTCCTCGAGTGCCTCCAGGGCGAGGCCGAGGGCTCGCTGGAGCGCCTCCACAAGATGGCCGAGGCGGAGCGCACCGCCAGCGAAAACTACTACGCTGCCGACGGCGGCGTCTCGTCCTACTTCGACAGGCTCGCCAAGCTCACCAAACAGACCCACGATTACTTTGAGAGCATGGCTGAAGCTTTCCAAACCGATCTCGACTAGCTGGCTAGCTAGCTGCTCCATCGCCCCTACCTACCCAAGGTTCTTGGTTTAACTACAAGTAGTTGCTTTTTAGTTAGAGCTAGACAATTTTCCACCTTAATTCATCCATTGCCAGATGTAGTAGCTTTTATCTGAACTCCTTTGTTTTTTTGCAACTTTTTAGATTTGGACGTCCTTTATATTACTGCAGTCAACTGTTGTCAAATTAACGCCGTTTTCGGCTAATGTGTCCTTATTTTGGCCAACATGAAAGATGTGGAGATTAATTGGTTTGCTATCAACATTTGGCATTGCCAACATTTAGCAACCTTTTATGAGATTCGCAACGAAAATTGGTATGTAACCAACCAAACCATCGGTCATGTCCTGTCTCAATCTTATCACATTTATGTAATTCTTTCCTTTCCCTAGAAAGAATAAATATAAGTCGTGTCTGTCTGTGTGAAGGGAAAGATGAATGTAAAATGTACCATCAacttcagaaaggaaaaaaacgaaTGGGCTTAAATAGTTTTGGACCAGACCAATTGCACTGCCGTGATTTCATTGTTACTCAGCGCATTTGACATATATTCATGAGCTATATTTAAAGTATTTACCCCTAAAAAAGTTATATTTAGAGTATTTTACGATCTTTGTAGGTACTTCCGAATTCCAACATTGTGAGCTAAAAGCTATGTTTAAATCTTAATTTATAATTATTATTGTCTTGATATTGCCTCTGTTTTGTCCAAACTCTGTATGCCTGTGTTGCTGATTCAAAGGCCCTTACTCTAACGCTGGTCCCTCTTGCTAATGTTATTGTTCTGTCCTGATATTTACAATCTTCCATTGGAAGATCAAGTTCTCCATTGTGTTTTTTCCATTTCGTTTGGCATGCTGTATAACACGCGTATCCAAAGGGTCCAATTGCTAGTAAATTCTTAAAAAACATGCATGGTATGTACATTCAAGGCTTTATTTAGCTAAATTTTATGGTAACTATATTCAAGGTTTGTATCATGGCATTTAGTACACACTGTAAAGTAATCCCTTCCAAGTTTATGCATCGCTGAATCGGCGCCCAGTGAGGCCATCAGCAGTTTCCATGACGCTGATGAGTGGGCCTTTCCTAGCTTTTGGAGGTGTTCTTTTTTCTGCGTTGGGCGACTGGGCGTTTCTCCGCTATCTCTCTCTGTATGGGTGTGGGCCGATCAATGGGATGCGAAGTTGCTCGCTGCTGGTATGGGGTGAGTGATGCATTTTTGAGAGGGTCCCGGTTGCTTTAGCGGTGCTCTGGCTGTCTTGCCGATCCCTTGGTGAGGAAGAAATTGCCCGTTCGTTTCTTGTGTAGGGCCCATTTTCATGTTTGTACCTTTTTCGAAAAGTTTAGCGGGATCTTAAATTAATTCGGGATCTGACGGCAGGCAACTCATCCACGTCACCAGCAGCAAACGGCAGTCGTCCCCTCCGTCCGACCCTAGCACTGCAGAGCCTGGTGGTAGGTAGTCATACCCTACTGCCAGGGTCTCCGGCGGTAGGTAGTCATACCCTACTGCCAGGGTCTCCAGCGGTAGGATCTGAGCAGTTATAAGCCGCGGGGGCTNNNNNNNNNNNNNNNNNNNNNNNNNNNNNNNNNNNNNNNNNNNNNNNNNNNNNNNNNNNNNNNNNNNNNNNNNNNNNNNNNNNNNNNNNNNNNNNNNNNNNNNNNNNNNNNNNNNNNNNNNNNNNNNNNNNNNNNNNNNNNNNNNNNNNNNNNNNNNNNNNNNNNNNNNNNNNNNNNNNNNNNNNNNNNNNNNNNNNNNNNNNNNNNNNNNNNNNNNNNNNNNNNNNNNNNNNNNNNNNNNNNNNNNNNNNNNNNNNNNNNNNNNNNNNNNNNNNNNNNNNNNNNNNNNNNNNNNNNNNNNNNNNNNNNNNNNNNNNNNNNNNNNNNNNNNNNNNNNNNNNNNNNNNNNNNNNNNNNNNNNNNNNNNNNNNNNNNNNNNNNNNNNNNNNNNNNNNNNNNNNNNNNNNNNNNNNNNNNNNNNNNNNNNNNNNNNNNNNNNNNNNNNNNNNAATCCCTCTAATTAGTTTTAGTCAAAAACCTTTGGTTCGATGAATTATTTGGTACAAACGAACACTATTTTTCTACTAGATTTTAATTTAGGTTGATCCTAAGTTTGTTTAGCTTGATTCTATATGATGTATGGGGTTGAATATGAACTCTAGTTTTATGGAAATGGTAGTTAATATTGTAACTGGTGGTGCATGTTAGGCAGATAATGATCCtgctgtagaagtgcatgctctagccaatgcaaccaaaaaaccgatctgatggaagagactaggcagcacattatacgtcaacactcccccgcACGTGTGGCTCCGTCAGGCCTAAACATGGACCgaaagtgcatgctctagccaatgcaaccaaaataacgatctgatgaaagagactagacagcacattatacgtcaacacctGCATGCACACCAACACCTGCATGAAAGAGACTAGACAGCACATTATAAGTCAACACCTGCATGCACACCAACAAAGTGGCTCATGAACCATAGTCTAGGAATACTCTGACAAGAGAAAATCATGTGGAAGGTGTGAGGCACCGTGGACAGAACCTAGGTAGTCAATGTTatggaagcaacaaaatctgaagGCCATATAAAATATTTCATTTGGGTAGCAAATCTCAGGCACAATCACTAAATTCAGAAGCAATAGAATGATCTCTCTTTGTCTGGTATTCCATGCAAGTTGTGTCACTGTCTACTGCATATATATTGAAAATATTGACAAACACTGACACATGATCCGTGCATAACCATGTCACTGTCTATGCAAGTGTGGGTCGAATTAGAATTTGCAATTtgagagcatgcatatgcatgactGGTTCACATGCAGAAGAAGGCACGAGCAGCATCACCGCTGGGCAGTTGGTAAGTTCGGGCAGGCCGCCGAGCCACGAGCACGAGCTCCCCGTCATCACCACAGGCGACTCGGAACATAGTTAAACGGAGCACGTACTCGTACTCGCCATCCCCGGCCGTGGCCTTGACTCGCAGTCGCAGATGCTCAAGGAGGCAGTAGTCGCTCCGTCCACCCACGTACAGGAGCTGCATCTTGACGTGGCTGCAGTCCAGGTCCTCCCACAACAGCTTGTCGACGCGGACCTTCTTCCACGGCGGCGGCTGGCCGTGCCTGCTGGCACGGCCACCAGACGGGACGCCGCACGCGCACAGGTGGATCTCGTCCTTGTGGCAGGGGTCGTCATCGTCTGGATCAtcgcaggaggtgtcgaggccaacCCAGGCGTCCAGGTCGGGGTCGTCGTGTGCGGGGCCCTTGAACGGCAGCATCCAGTCGCCGCGGCGCGTCCACCTCCCGCTCCGGACGCCGTAGGAGAAGGTGCCCGGGGGCACGTGAGCAAACCCTCCGGCGGGGATTTTGTTGGCGGCGGACAGGAAGATGGTGCCCCTCGTGGGTGCACCGCGTGGGCAGCGATCCTGGTCCAGTCGAACGGGACCCGGGTAGTGTAGTCGTTCTTCCAGCCCCAGAAGAAGCGCGGGGAGTCGGTCTCGGTGTCCGGCAGAGGCTTCCACATCCACCTGCTGCAACTCGACCGTCCGCCCCGGCGATCTGCCTTGTCGTCGTCGCTCTTGAGGCAGTGCAAGCCTCCGTAGATGTGCACGTCATCGGAGCGGCAGAGGCCGTCGTATTCGAGCGCGTACAGCCTATCCCTGGCGGCCACCACCAACTCGTAGCTGTGGTACCTATTCATCCCAGGAAGGTCGGATATGGTCAGCGCCGCCGTCCTGGTGTCGTAGACGACGATCGAGGAGCCGGCCGAGGTCAAGTTTAAGTCGGTGCTGGGGCCTATGGCAATGATGCGGCTGCCCAGGACGGTGAACTGCATATCTTTCCGCACTAGCATACGGCGGTCCCCGTAACGGCACCCTATTCGGCCGGCGGGAGGCTCGGGGAGACGCCGCAGGGATATTCCGGAGTGAATGTCCAGATCgccctcgtcgtcgccgtcgccgccaatGTCCAGCTTATGGATCGCGAAGCTGTCCTCGTCGTAGTCCTCTAGCACCACGAACAGATGCCGCTTCATCGCCCGCAGTCGCCGATTGGATCTGGCCGCCGAACCCGTCAGCGACGCAAGTCGAGCCACCAACCATGACGCCGAGCGCTGGCACCAGCCTACCAACGGAGACCCGGACGAGGCGCTGGAGAACTCAAGG
Protein-coding regions in this window:
- the LOC123171552 gene encoding probable E3 ubiquitin-protein ligase ARI7 — its product is MASSDNDDQGYSDFDEEEDPIELESDDDMATLLAARRQRYKVLTEGALRALQDDCIAGVADLIQVPPAIAAIVLRHCHWSALVVQEKWFSDEQGLRAAVGLLPPSDGDAVAEPKRKRKGKKLTCDLCFDNHPPGQMKSAGCGHLYCRVCWRGYIRAAVEDGARCLSLRCPDPSCSAAVLRDLVDDVADEEDKQRYAGFALRSYVEESKTMRWCPAPGCGLAMEYLGGESLSEQLDVVCDCGHGFCIVCAEESHRPVPCRTVREWAAKNSSESESTNWVMANTKLCPKCRRPIEKNTGCNHMTCRDPCRHQFCWICLADYHGGHTCNRYEVDEIDARQAYARASLDRYMHYYERWVAHEHSRVRASEDMFELESAREGYLEGAAADEAQRQLGFLIDAYRQILEGRRMLRWTYAYGYFADRDKLNLLECLQGEAEGSLERLHKMAEAERTASENYYAADGGVSSYFDRLAKLTKQTHDYFESMAEAFQTDLD